From a region of the Sporosarcina ureilytica genome:
- the pgmB gene encoding beta-phosphoglucomutase, protein MSQFPKAFIFDLDGVITDTAEFHYLAWKQLAEELGLSIDRQFNEQLKGISRMESLEKILALDSTLSTMSNEEKERLATKKNAHYLTLIEQLQPDAILPGIEQLLKKCVEQKVKIALGSASKNAQTIVEKLGLIDYFDYIVDAAKVEKGKPDPETFTTAADYLDIPYSDCIGLEDAVAGVEAVNSAQMFSVGVGSIEHLHHADYVVEDTSELRFDDIIKQYQMQREAGKSTTAK, encoded by the coding sequence ATGTCACAATTTCCTAAAGCTTTTATATTTGACCTGGACGGTGTCATTACAGACACAGCTGAATTTCATTATTTAGCATGGAAACAACTTGCTGAAGAGCTTGGACTATCAATCGATCGGCAGTTTAATGAACAATTAAAAGGCATTAGCCGTATGGAATCGCTGGAGAAAATTTTAGCGTTGGATTCAACCTTATCGACTATGTCGAATGAAGAAAAGGAAAGACTAGCTACGAAGAAGAATGCGCACTATTTAACATTAATTGAACAACTACAGCCAGATGCTATATTACCTGGTATTGAACAGTTATTGAAGAAATGTGTTGAACAGAAAGTGAAAATTGCCCTCGGTTCTGCTAGTAAAAATGCACAAACAATCGTAGAAAAGCTTGGCTTAATTGATTACTTCGATTATATCGTTGATGCGGCCAAAGTCGAAAAAGGAAAGCCAGATCCTGAAACATTTACGACTGCAGCGGATTACTTAGACATACCCTATTCAGATTGTATTGGACTAGAAGACGCAGTTGCAGGGGTAGAGGCGGTTAATAGCGCGCAAATGTTTTCAGTCGGTGTAGGTTCTATTGAACATTTACATCATGCTGACTATGTTGTAGAGGATACTTCTGAATTACGTTTTGATGACATTATTAAACAGTATCAAATGCAACGAGAAGCCGGGAAAAGTACTACTGCGAAGTAA
- a CDS encoding glycoside hydrolase family 65 protein codes for MAWKITKSELDNENLLLNESLLSLGNGYLGVRGNFEEGYQDEFNTIRGTYINAFHDEIEIKYGEKLHAFPDIQQKLLNVIDGQGIQIYLDDERFSLFEGEVIDFQRTLHMDLGFSERFVHWQSPTGKEVKLTFKRLVSFTTKELFAINVEIEPISGVQQVKIVSTVNGDVSNFVDKNDPRVAAGNAKRLHIINVSQDEKYSVIKNRTYETKLDVACVTSTKIDSENVRYDSQVTESQIEEIYEFEANGIVHFTKYNVYTETLRHGEHVIEKGLEIQRKIAETSFIDLLKNQKEYLDNYWRQSDVKIEGDSQLQEGIRFNLYQLLQSVGKDPKSNIAAKGLSGEGYEGHYFWDTEIYMFPVFLMTHPEIAKNLLVHRYSLLDSARKRAKEMGHKKGALFPWRTITGQESSAFFPAGTAQYHISADIAYSYIQYYLVTQDESFLKDYMAEMLFETARLWNDTGHMQNGEFRIDSVTGPDEYTCVVNNNYYTNVMAKNNMSWAVKAFNLLKEQDENHLNELMNRLELSETEVTEWKNAAENMYLPYNEELKINAQDDSFLQKDRWDLENTPEDKFPLLLNYHPLTLYRYQVIKQADTVLAHFLLEDEQDLETIKNSYDYYEELTTHDSSLSCSIYGIMASKLGYDEKAYNYFIETARLDLDNTQGNTKDGLHMANMGGTWLALVYGFAGLRIKETGLYFAPTLPEAWQSLSFNLLYQGRILNIHLEKDAVTYTVVEGKGLTISHHGQSIHLENGVEAKAEIEYSS; via the coding sequence GTGGCGTGGAAAATTACAAAATCAGAATTAGATAATGAAAATTTATTGTTAAACGAAAGTCTTTTATCCTTGGGGAACGGTTATTTAGGTGTGAGAGGGAATTTTGAGGAAGGTTATCAAGATGAATTTAACACAATCCGAGGCACATATATCAATGCTTTTCACGATGAAATTGAAATTAAATATGGCGAAAAACTACATGCATTCCCGGATATCCAGCAAAAACTATTGAATGTGATTGATGGTCAAGGTATCCAAATCTATCTTGACGATGAACGCTTCTCTTTATTTGAAGGAGAAGTAATTGATTTTCAAAGAACATTACATATGGATTTAGGGTTTAGTGAAAGGTTTGTTCATTGGCAATCTCCTACTGGGAAAGAAGTTAAACTTACATTTAAACGACTCGTCTCATTTACGACGAAAGAACTTTTTGCAATCAACGTTGAAATTGAGCCAATCAGTGGCGTGCAACAAGTGAAAATTGTATCCACTGTGAATGGTGACGTATCAAATTTTGTTGATAAAAATGATCCTCGCGTCGCTGCAGGTAATGCGAAGCGTCTACATATTATTAACGTTTCACAAGATGAAAAATATAGTGTCATTAAAAATCGTACATACGAAACGAAATTGGATGTAGCTTGTGTTACATCGACTAAGATTGATTCTGAAAACGTTCGTTATGACAGTCAGGTAACTGAAAGTCAAATCGAAGAAATCTATGAATTTGAAGCAAATGGGATTGTTCATTTTACGAAATATAACGTTTATACAGAAACGTTAAGACATGGCGAACATGTGATTGAAAAAGGACTCGAAATTCAACGCAAGATTGCAGAAACATCATTTATTGATCTATTAAAAAATCAAAAAGAATATCTAGATAATTACTGGCGTCAATCCGATGTAAAAATTGAAGGGGATTCCCAATTACAAGAGGGGATTCGTTTTAATTTATATCAACTTTTGCAATCAGTAGGGAAAGATCCGAAGAGCAATATCGCAGCAAAAGGATTATCTGGTGAAGGATATGAAGGACATTATTTCTGGGATACAGAAATTTACATGTTCCCAGTATTTTTAATGACTCACCCAGAAATCGCAAAAAATTTATTAGTACATCGATACTCACTATTAGATAGTGCAAGAAAACGAGCGAAAGAAATGGGCCATAAAAAGGGCGCATTATTTCCATGGAGAACGATTACCGGTCAGGAAAGCTCCGCATTTTTCCCAGCTGGAACTGCTCAATATCACATAAGTGCAGATATCGCTTATAGTTATATTCAATATTATTTAGTCACTCAAGATGAATCGTTTTTGAAAGATTATATGGCTGAAATGTTATTTGAAACGGCTCGCTTATGGAATGACACAGGTCATATGCAAAATGGAGAATTTAGAATTGACAGCGTGACAGGACCAGACGAGTATACATGTGTTGTAAACAATAACTATTATACAAACGTTATGGCCAAAAATAATATGTCATGGGCTGTAAAAGCGTTTAATCTCCTAAAAGAACAAGACGAGAATCATCTGAATGAACTCATGAACAGATTAGAGTTATCGGAAACAGAAGTAACTGAATGGAAGAATGCAGCTGAAAATATGTATCTTCCATACAATGAAGAACTTAAAATCAATGCGCAAGACGATAGTTTCTTACAAAAAGACCGTTGGGATTTAGAGAATACACCGGAAGATAAGTTTCCGTTACTATTAAATTATCATCCTTTAACACTTTATCGCTATCAAGTCATTAAACAAGCAGATACAGTGCTTGCTCATTTTCTATTGGAAGATGAACAAGATTTGGAAACAATCAAAAACTCATATGATTATTATGAAGAATTAACAACGCATGATTCGTCACTATCTTGTTCAATCTATGGCATTATGGCTTCCAAGTTAGGCTACGATGAGAAAGCATATAACTATTTCATTGAAACAGCGAGACTAGATTTAGATAATACACAAGGTAATACCAAGGACGGACTCCATATGGCAAATATGGGGGGGACATGGCTAGCGCTTGTCTATGGCTTTGCTGGTTTACGGATAAAAGAAACCGGCCTGTATTTTGCGCCAACTTTGCCGGAAGCATGGCAGTCACTTTCATTTAACTTACTTTATCAAGGACGAATTCTAAATATACATTTAGAAAAAGATGCCGTAACGTATACAGTTGTAGAAGGTAAAGGACTTACAATTTCCCATCATGGTCAATCGATTCATCTTGAAAATGGTGTGGAAGCAAAAGCTGAAATTGAATATT
- a CDS encoding LacI family DNA-binding transcriptional regulator, translating to MTTIRDVAKKAGVSISVVSKAFNNYTDVNEKTKQRIFDIAKELNYSPNIVAKNLSSKKQMTIGLISSGVLNQNEKDNNAFDIFKGVYTNVEENEYELSIFLIDSMKQKQKSYVQFCRERNIGGAILQGIRTDDPYFKELINTNIPCVLFDIIPEKNNELIGSVSIDNVGATKQIAEYLLERHHRDIVVMAGIKETHVNSERLKGVQQAFREYDLEVDKNKVLYADFSEEEAYQLAKAYLETNRPTAFLCFSDLMGFGVMRAVKEAGLRIPEDISVTGFDDVVLSGYIQPQLTTIRQDFTEMGKAAAQLLQNLMENKTCEKHVNVAYELIERKSVGTVKNTSN from the coding sequence ATGACTACTATAAGAGATGTTGCTAAAAAAGCAGGTGTATCGATTAGTGTCGTGTCAAAAGCGTTTAATAATTACACAGATGTGAATGAAAAAACGAAGCAAAGAATTTTCGACATAGCTAAAGAATTGAATTATTCACCCAATATAGTAGCCAAAAATTTATCATCCAAAAAGCAAATGACAATTGGCTTAATCTCTTCTGGTGTGCTGAACCAAAATGAAAAAGATAATAACGCGTTTGATATATTCAAAGGCGTTTATACAAATGTTGAGGAAAATGAATATGAGTTGTCGATTTTTCTCATTGACTCAATGAAGCAGAAGCAAAAAAGTTATGTTCAGTTTTGTCGGGAACGCAATATTGGTGGTGCAATCTTACAAGGAATTCGTACCGATGATCCTTATTTTAAGGAATTGATTAATACGAATATCCCCTGCGTGCTCTTCGATATCATTCCAGAAAAGAACAATGAGCTGATTGGGAGTGTATCGATTGATAATGTCGGTGCGACTAAACAAATTGCGGAATACTTACTAGAACGGCATCATCGCGACATTGTCGTGATGGCAGGCATTAAAGAAACGCATGTCAATTCGGAAAGGCTGAAAGGCGTTCAACAAGCTTTTCGTGAATACGACTTAGAAGTTGATAAAAATAAAGTGTTGTATGCCGACTTTTCCGAAGAAGAAGCCTATCAATTAGCGAAGGCGTATTTGGAGACGAATAGACCCACTGCATTTCTATGCTTTAGTGATTTAATGGGTTTCGGCGTTATGCGAGCAGTGAAGGAAGCAGGTCTACGAATCCCTGAAGATATTTCTGTAACTGGGTTTGATGATGTAGTCCTTAGCGGATATATCCAACCGCAACTGACAACGATTCGGCAGGATTTTACGGAAATGGGGAAAGCCGCAGCGCAATTACTGCAAAATTTAATGGAAAATAAAACATGTGAAAAGCATGTCAATGTCGCATATGAATTAATTGAGCGAAAAAGTGTGGGAACGGTAAAGAACACTTCAAATTAA
- a CDS encoding ABC transporter substrate-binding protein — MKFRKRLLSSLLIGVLMLILAACSSDSGGEEGKSDDVDAEKSSDQKITIFQSKVEISDQLEALAKEYEEETGVEVEVWGTTGDDYFQQLQIRLNSDQGPSIFSLQNVTEAERLKSYVHDLSDEDYVEHIAPGMALELDGKVVGIPYGVEGFGLVYNKDLVSPEDVADYESFVKTLEKFKAEDINGLGLAKDAYFLIGHIINHPFSLQEDFYSYIDQLTAGDVTMAETEAFQEFGKFMEAIKENTPSPLDVSYDEEIGDFAAGKSAMIHQGNWAYGMISDFDVDFEIGMLPLPLQGNDKLAVGVGSNWAINAEKDEAEVQAAVDFLNWLNTSETGHKYIVEEFGFVPALTNIEAGELDPLSQDVLDASNSGQTIAWSQSYFPAGIVPNDFTPAAQEFFLSKDMTGQEFIEKLDAAWKNAVK; from the coding sequence ATGAAATTCCGTAAAAGATTGTTAAGTAGTCTTTTGATTGGTGTCTTAATGCTAATTTTAGCTGCATGTAGTAGTGACAGCGGCGGTGAAGAAGGAAAGTCTGACGACGTGGATGCTGAAAAATCATCAGACCAAAAAATCACCATTTTCCAAAGTAAAGTAGAAATTTCTGATCAATTAGAAGCACTTGCAAAAGAGTATGAAGAAGAAACAGGTGTCGAAGTTGAAGTTTGGGGTACAACGGGAGATGACTATTTCCAACAGTTACAAATTCGTCTGAATAGTGATCAAGGTCCATCGATCTTTAGTCTACAAAACGTAACAGAAGCTGAGCGTTTAAAATCGTATGTACATGATTTAAGTGATGAAGACTACGTAGAGCATATTGCTCCAGGTATGGCTTTAGAGTTAGATGGGAAAGTTGTTGGAATTCCATACGGCGTTGAAGGATTTGGATTAGTGTATAACAAAGATTTAGTAAGTCCTGAAGATGTAGCGGACTATGAATCTTTCGTAAAAACATTAGAAAAGTTTAAAGCAGAAGATATTAACGGTTTGGGATTAGCGAAAGATGCTTATTTCTTAATTGGTCATATTATTAACCATCCATTCTCGTTACAAGAGGATTTCTATTCGTATATTGATCAGTTAACTGCTGGCGATGTAACGATGGCAGAAACTGAGGCGTTCCAAGAGTTTGGTAAATTCATGGAAGCGATTAAAGAAAATACGCCAAGTCCACTAGACGTTTCATATGATGAGGAAATCGGTGACTTTGCTGCAGGGAAATCTGCAATGATTCACCAAGGAAACTGGGCATACGGAATGATCTCTGATTTTGATGTTGACTTTGAAATTGGTATGTTGCCATTGCCATTACAAGGCAACGATAAACTAGCTGTTGGTGTTGGTAGCAACTGGGCAATTAACGCTGAAAAAGATGAGGCTGAAGTTCAAGCAGCTGTAGATTTCTTAAACTGGTTGAATACAAGTGAAACAGGTCACAAATACATTGTCGAAGAGTTTGGATTCGTTCCAGCACTTACGAACATTGAAGCTGGCGAATTAGACCCACTTTCACAAGATGTATTAGATGCATCGAATAGCGGTCAAACAATTGCATGGTCACAAAGCTATTTCCCAGCAGGGATCGTACCAAATGATTTCACGCCTGCTGCACAAGAGTTCTTCTTATCTAAAGATATGACAGGTCAAGAGTTTATCGAGAAGTTAGATGCAGCATGGAAAAATGCTGTGAAATAA
- a CDS encoding glycoside hydrolase family 65 protein yields MLNYSRGKGDLKNWLISEIDFSSNALGKCEATMSLGNGYMGMRSATEEPYIHETRNLFVNGTFNKAAENEVTELPNLADVTRLDIRIDGERFSLELGKTKNYIRQLNLKTAELTRSFEWTSPKGKELRFLFKRFISLDNLHVIGLKMEIESLTDSVDVSIDTGINAQMSNSGCQHFLEGERRIYNNQFIQLIQTTTESNIDVVLNTTHKMKVNGKEVNDSEMHMARRKVWQTYQFKLLPNDKLEMEKVTTVHTSRDKEIPQEGYDLQKLRDDSLQALQSHADKGYDSLFQRHKDAWQQKIWNKYNFELASDNDFDELALRFSLYHLTVMTPAHDERMGIGAKALSGEGYKGHSFWDTEIFILPFFIYSNPEVAKSLLLYRYHGLEGARRKALENGYEGAMYPWEMAWPTDGEVTPEWGDIDIVTGEQTKIWTGFIEQHITSDIAFGVYQYENVTGDKQFMDDYGYEIVFDTAKFWASRLEWNDEKHRYEINNVIGPDEYKEHIHNNAFTNYMAYFNMKLAMRYYDQLKEENPSLLQSLERKLDLDEMYSLWEKKTKRLYLPNPREEDSVIPQDDTYLQLKEIDLTKYKEQDTVRTIYRDYNPEQINEIQVTKQADTLILFYLLEQTFLAEDERISKAVKRANFHYYEPRTLHDSSLSLVTYAIVANDIGEEALAYRLFEKSCETDLGPMMHTSDEGIHAASIGGIWKTAIFGFAGVRLVNGKLTIQPRLPNHWKEIKFTIHWQGQPINLCITPTSLTVEAVNKEKVEFESYGKMYECDDFIEVVFSEEVIKNS; encoded by the coding sequence TTGCTCAATTATTCGCGAGGCAAGGGAGACCTAAAAAACTGGCTAATATCGGAAATTGATTTTTCCTCCAATGCATTAGGAAAATGCGAAGCGACTATGTCTCTTGGAAATGGTTATATGGGCATGCGCTCGGCGACGGAGGAACCGTATATACATGAAACAAGAAATTTATTTGTCAACGGAACATTTAACAAAGCAGCGGAAAATGAAGTAACAGAGTTACCTAATTTAGCGGATGTGACTAGACTTGATATTCGGATTGACGGAGAGCGTTTTAGCCTTGAATTAGGTAAAACTAAAAATTATATACGTCAATTGAATTTAAAGACGGCAGAGTTGACGAGAAGTTTTGAATGGACCTCGCCAAAAGGTAAGGAATTAAGATTCCTTTTTAAACGATTCATTTCGCTTGATAACTTGCATGTAATCGGCTTGAAAATGGAGATTGAAAGTTTAACAGATTCAGTTGACGTTTCAATTGACACGGGGATTAATGCACAAATGAGCAATTCGGGGTGTCAACATTTTCTTGAAGGTGAAAGAAGGATTTACAATAACCAATTCATTCAACTCATTCAAACGACAACAGAATCGAATATAGATGTGGTGTTGAATACAACCCATAAAATGAAAGTAAATGGTAAGGAAGTAAACGATTCAGAGATGCATATGGCGCGTAGGAAGGTTTGGCAAACTTATCAATTTAAACTTTTACCGAATGATAAATTGGAAATGGAAAAAGTAACCACGGTTCATACGAGTCGGGATAAAGAAATCCCGCAAGAAGGCTATGACCTTCAAAAGTTACGTGATGATTCATTACAAGCCTTACAAAGTCACGCTGATAAAGGGTATGACAGCCTTTTCCAACGCCATAAAGATGCGTGGCAGCAAAAAATATGGAACAAATACAATTTCGAATTGGCTAGCGACAACGACTTTGATGAACTTGCACTTCGTTTTTCGCTCTATCATTTAACTGTAATGACGCCAGCGCATGATGAAAGAATGGGAATCGGTGCGAAAGCATTAAGTGGAGAAGGTTATAAAGGTCATTCGTTTTGGGATACGGAAATATTTATTTTACCATTTTTCATTTATTCGAATCCTGAAGTTGCTAAATCATTATTACTGTATCGTTATCATGGACTAGAAGGTGCGAGGAGAAAAGCGCTTGAAAACGGTTACGAAGGTGCGATGTACCCTTGGGAGATGGCTTGGCCGACAGATGGCGAAGTGACACCTGAATGGGGAGATATTGACATTGTAACGGGTGAACAAACGAAAATCTGGACTGGCTTCATTGAGCAACATATTACGAGTGATATCGCTTTTGGGGTCTATCAATACGAAAATGTAACCGGTGACAAGCAGTTTATGGACGATTACGGTTATGAGATTGTTTTTGATACAGCAAAGTTTTGGGCAAGTCGTCTTGAGTGGAACGATGAAAAACATCGTTACGAAATTAACAATGTTATCGGTCCTGACGAGTATAAAGAACATATTCATAATAATGCTTTTACGAATTATATGGCCTATTTCAATATGAAACTAGCCATGCGTTACTATGATCAATTAAAAGAAGAAAATCCATCACTCCTACAAAGTTTAGAGAGAAAACTAGATTTAGATGAAATGTACTCGCTTTGGGAGAAGAAAACAAAACGACTGTATTTACCAAACCCGCGTGAAGAAGATTCCGTCATTCCGCAAGATGATACTTATTTACAATTGAAAGAAATTGATTTGACAAAATATAAAGAGCAAGACACGGTTAGAACAATCTACAGAGATTATAACCCGGAACAAATCAACGAAATTCAAGTAACGAAACAGGCGGATACGTTAATCTTATTTTATTTATTAGAACAAACTTTTTTAGCTGAAGATGAAAGAATCTCAAAAGCGGTAAAACGCGCTAATTTTCATTATTACGAGCCAAGAACATTGCATGATTCCTCCTTAAGTTTAGTGACATATGCAATTGTCGCAAATGATATTGGAGAAGAAGCATTAGCTTATCGTTTGTTCGAGAAATCATGTGAAACAGACCTTGGTCCCATGATGCACACATCCGACGAAGGGATCCATGCAGCATCCATCGGCGGCATATGGAAAACCGCAATCTTTGGATTTGCTGGTGTAAGACTTGTGAATGGCAAACTAACGATTCAGCCTAGATTGCCGAATCATTGGAAAGAAATTAAATTCACAATTCATTGGCAAGGCCAACCGATTAACCTTTGTATCACACCTACTTCCCTAACTGTAGAAGCAGTAAACAAGGAGAAAGTCGAATTTGAATCTTATGGGAAGATGTATGAATGTGATGACTTTATAGAGGTTGTCTTTTCTGAGGAAGTTATAAAAAATAGCTGA
- a CDS encoding carbohydrate ABC transporter permease, translated as MKSSKNRLWYLLFVAPLVLIFTTVVIIPFVMGIYYAFFQWDGIAANPKVFVGFDNFQKLLTDTRFFKSAWLTTLFTILSVIAVNVVGLIFAMLVTTKLKTANAARTMIFMPYLIGGLILGYIWQFIFTDVFKRLGEMTGFASIFFNWLMDPQYALYALVFVFTWQMAGYVMIIYIAGIQGIPEDVIEAAKIDGANGWQRFRKITFPLLMPAFTISLFLTLSSAFKVYDVNLSLTGGGPANSTELFAMNIYNEIFGYGNYGIGQAKAIVFFLIVAAITLTQVYLTKKREVEM; from the coding sequence ATGAAAAGTAGTAAAAATAGACTTTGGTATCTATTATTTGTAGCACCACTTGTGTTAATTTTTACGACAGTCGTCATTATTCCGTTTGTAATGGGAATTTATTATGCTTTTTTTCAATGGGACGGTATTGCAGCCAACCCGAAAGTGTTTGTCGGATTCGATAACTTTCAGAAATTATTAACAGATACACGTTTTTTTAAGTCCGCATGGTTAACGACATTATTTACAATATTATCGGTGATTGCCGTTAACGTTGTAGGACTCATTTTTGCAATGCTAGTGACAACAAAACTAAAAACTGCCAATGCGGCTCGTACTATGATTTTTATGCCCTATTTAATCGGTGGTTTAATTTTAGGGTATATTTGGCAATTTATCTTCACAGATGTATTTAAAAGGCTTGGCGAAATGACCGGATTTGCAAGTATATTTTTTAATTGGCTCATGGATCCGCAATATGCGTTGTATGCATTAGTATTTGTCTTTACTTGGCAAATGGCTGGATATGTCATGATTATTTATATCGCGGGCATCCAAGGTATCCCGGAAGATGTGATAGAAGCAGCAAAAATAGACGGGGCGAACGGTTGGCAAAGATTTCGAAAGATTACTTTCCCGCTGTTAATGCCTGCATTTACGATTAGTTTATTTTTAACACTTTCATCAGCATTTAAAGTGTATGATGTGAACTTATCTTTAACAGGCGGTGGCCCAGCAAACTCAACTGAATTGTTTGCGATGAATATTTACAATGAAATATTTGGTTATGGAAATTATGGTATTGGTCAGGCGAAAGCAATTGTATTCTTCTTAATTGTTGCAGCAATCACATTAACGCAAGTTTACTTGACGAAGAAGCGGGAGGTAGAAATGTAA
- a CDS encoding carbohydrate ABC transporter permease, whose translation MKKTTNLIKNILLFLVALLFLSPIYIIIANSFKDRQELYTNVLALPESFGFQYYLEAIQKMNFMSALGNSLYITIVSVVFIVILSSMTAWMLARTDNLLSNIIFMTFIATMLIPFQTIMMPLMQLMGTITNELGIPMFNTREGLIFMHIGFHSSLSVFLYHGFVKSIPRTLEEAATIDGASKFGVFWRVIFPMLKPITVTVMILNVISIWNDYLLPSLTLTDRGLRTFPLSTFYFFGEFTIQWNLAMAGLMLTIIPVVIFYALAQKHIIKGIGDGAVK comes from the coding sequence ATGAAGAAAACAACTAATCTGATTAAAAACATCTTACTTTTTTTAGTTGCCTTACTTTTCTTATCTCCTATTTATATCATCATTGCGAACTCATTTAAAGACCGGCAAGAACTCTATACAAATGTGTTAGCGTTGCCGGAAAGCTTTGGCTTTCAATATTATTTAGAAGCCATTCAAAAAATGAATTTTATGAGTGCACTTGGTAACTCCTTATATATAACGATTGTGTCAGTCGTTTTTATCGTTATTTTATCTTCAATGACTGCATGGATGTTAGCTAGAACGGATAATCTCCTAAGCAATATTATTTTTATGACGTTTATTGCGACAATGCTTATTCCGTTTCAGACAATTATGATGCCTTTAATGCAATTAATGGGAACCATTACGAATGAGTTAGGGATCCCAATGTTTAATACGCGTGAAGGGCTTATTTTTATGCACATTGGATTTCACTCAAGTCTATCGGTGTTTCTCTATCATGGCTTTGTGAAATCAATTCCTAGAACTTTAGAAGAGGCTGCAACAATCGACGGTGCTTCAAAATTCGGCGTTTTTTGGAGAGTTATTTTTCCAATGTTAAAGCCGATTACAGTAACGGTTATGATATTAAACGTTATTAGTATTTGGAATGACTATTTATTACCATCATTAACGTTAACAGATAGAGGACTTAGAACATTCCCGTTATCCACGTTTTATTTCTTCGGTGAGTTTACGATTCAATGGAACTTAGCGATGGCCGGTTTAATGTTAACCATTATTCCAGTTGTCATTTTCTATGCACTCGCTCAAAAACATATTATTAAAGGAATTGGAGATGGCGCTGTTAAATAA
- a CDS encoding transposase, whose product MKRNRYSSEVKWAVVKDKLSGNFTDKEILERHGIKNRAQIASWMKWYKNNETYRFDQPIGQQYAYGFRYDFKNGQERQDHQLSQLKMENEVLKKYLEIKRGLEKKR is encoded by the coding sequence TTGAAAAGAAACAGATATTCAAGTGAAGTTAAATGGGCTGTTGTGAAAGATAAATTAAGTGGTAACTTTACAGATAAAGAGATTTTAGAGAGGCATGGAATCAAAAATAGAGCGCAAATTGCAAGCTGGATGAAGTGGTATAAAAACAATGAAACTTATCGCTTTGATCAACCAATCGGCCAACAGTATGCCTATGGTTTTCGTTATGATTTCAAGAATGGACAAGAGAGACAAGATCATCAGCTATCTCAATTGAAAATGGAGAATGAAGTGCTAAAAAAGTATTTAGAGATAAAAAGGGGGTTGGAAAAGAAGAGGTAA
- a CDS encoding IS3 family transposase, whose product MKGKYTITSILSALQVPRSNYYRWLGEEREKSLSTKEEAIIELCKKTKYRYGHRKIKALLKKEYGIRLNRNTVQSIMQKHNVQCRVKPKRKWKSQGETVVIRPNLLNRHFTASAPNEKWVTDITYIQYGSKTKYLSTIMDLYNNEIVAYKLYDHQQTSLVIDTLKGALEARNNPEGVIIHCDQGTVYTSYAFQDYVTANHLVCSMSRRGNCWDNAVIESFHSSLKSEEFQYVKFNSLSNAEVTKRVTDYLNYYNEERIQEKLGYLSPREYFVEAA is encoded by the coding sequence ATGAAAGGAAAATACACAATTACCTCTATCTTATCGGCATTACAAGTTCCCCGTTCAAACTATTATAGATGGCTTGGCGAAGAGCGTGAGAAATCACTTTCAACCAAAGAAGAGGCAATCATTGAACTGTGCAAGAAAACTAAGTATCGCTATGGACACAGAAAAATTAAAGCTCTGTTAAAGAAAGAATATGGGATTAGATTAAATCGTAATACGGTTCAATCAATCATGCAAAAGCATAATGTACAATGTCGTGTTAAGCCTAAAAGAAAATGGAAGTCACAAGGTGAAACAGTCGTAATCAGACCTAATCTGCTTAATCGTCATTTTACTGCAAGTGCACCAAATGAGAAGTGGGTAACTGATATTACCTATATTCAATATGGTAGTAAAACAAAATATCTCTCCACTATTATGGATTTATATAATAATGAAATTGTAGCCTACAAATTGTACGATCATCAACAGACATCCCTTGTCATCGATACCCTTAAGGGGGCATTAGAAGCCCGCAACAACCCTGAAGGAGTTATCATTCATTGCGATCAAGGTACCGTGTACACATCATACGCATTCCAAGATTATGTAACGGCAAATCATCTGGTATGCAGTATGTCACGGAGAGGGAATTGTTGGGATAACGCAGTTATAGAATCGTTCCACTCAAGCTTGAAATCTGAAGAGTTTCAGTATGTTAAATTCAATTCACTTAGTAATGCAGAAGTCACTAAACGCGTCACTGACTATTTAAATTATTATAATGAAGAACGTATTCAGGAAAAACTAGGCTACCTTTCACCAAGAGAATATTTTGTAGAAGCAGCCTAG